One Rhizobium sp. NRK18 genomic window carries:
- a CDS encoding ABC transporter permease gives MSLDFIIAAIITVVGLTTPILLAGLGELVVEKSGVLNLGVEGMMLMGAISGFGVTVMTFNPWIGILGAAAGGALSSMLFAVLVLQLNSNQVATGLALTIFGTGLSSLLGLSFVGRIVMPFGSIFPDFLARDPILKVIFGYSPIVYFALIMVPVVAWFLKSTRAGLILRAVGENDHSAHSIGYSVIGVRYAAIAFGGAMAGIGGAYFSMVITPMWAEKMTAGRGWIALALVVFAGWRTGRLLVGAYFFGILMALELYAKAAGFSFLPSQFWAAMPYLMTVVALAVISARKNAGGSAPACLGKPFLPST, from the coding sequence ATGAGCCTCGATTTCATCATCGCTGCGATCATCACCGTCGTCGGCCTGACGACGCCCATTCTGCTTGCGGGCCTCGGCGAACTGGTCGTCGAGAAATCCGGCGTTCTCAATCTCGGCGTCGAAGGCATGATGCTGATGGGCGCGATCTCCGGCTTCGGCGTCACGGTCATGACCTTCAATCCGTGGATCGGCATTCTGGGAGCGGCCGCCGGCGGCGCGCTGTCGTCCATGCTGTTTGCCGTTCTGGTGCTGCAGCTAAATTCCAACCAGGTGGCGACCGGCCTGGCGCTGACCATTTTCGGAACCGGCCTGTCGTCGCTCCTCGGTCTGTCCTTCGTCGGCCGCATCGTCATGCCGTTCGGCTCCATCTTTCCGGACTTCCTGGCCCGCGACCCGATCCTCAAGGTCATCTTCGGCTATTCGCCGATCGTCTATTTCGCGCTGATCATGGTGCCGGTGGTGGCCTGGTTCCTGAAATCGACCCGGGCCGGTCTCATCCTGCGCGCCGTCGGTGAGAACGACCACTCGGCCCATTCCATCGGCTATTCCGTCATCGGCGTGCGCTATGCCGCGATCGCCTTTGGCGGTGCGATGGCAGGCATTGGTGGCGCCTACTTCTCGATGGTGATCACGCCGATGTGGGCGGAAAAGATGACCGCGGGCAGGGGCTGGATCGCGCTCGCGCTCGTCGTCTTCGCCGGCTGGCGTACAGGCCGTCTTCTGGTTGGCGCTTATTTCTTCGGCATCCTGATGGCGCTTGAACTCTACGCCAAGGCCGCCGGCTTCTCCTTCCTTCCGTCGCAGTTCTGGGCCGCCATGCCCTATCTGATGACCGTTGTCGCGCTGGCGGTCATATCCGCCCGCAAGAATGCCGGGGGAAGCGCGCCCGCCTGCCTCGGCAAGCCTTTCCTACCCTCAACCTGA
- a CDS encoding MFS transporter → MQQSPYRWVMVAAGGLMGCIAMGTLFSLPVLLNPMTTATGWSRTGISAAMTIAFLAMAFSSMIWGALSDRYGARAVVLVGASLYAASVWLAAHASSLLAFQLTFGILMGGTVAAFFAPMMATVVGWFRTGRGLAVSLVSAGMGLAPVTMSPLAARLAETRDWQQVLMILAVVVAVTTIPTALLLRRPPVMTAAAGGNAGPTADDPNPAMTVREAVTSPQFICLVLTNFFCCATHSGPIFHTVSYAEICGISAIAAVSIYSVEGIAGMGGRIGFGLMGDRFGAKRVLVAGLLAQAIGAMGYYFARELFQFYLVAAIFGFIYAGIMPLYAVLVRENFPMKMMGTIMGGTGMAGGLGMATGPVLGGWIYDTTGSYGLMYITCSVLGLGAFAVAITFRPFPRPQEPSAQPA, encoded by the coding sequence ATGCAGCAGTCACCGTATCGCTGGGTCATGGTTGCGGCCGGCGGCCTGATGGGCTGCATCGCGATGGGAACGCTGTTCTCGTTGCCCGTCCTCCTCAATCCGATGACAACAGCCACCGGCTGGTCACGGACCGGCATTTCCGCGGCGATGACTATCGCCTTCCTGGCGATGGCCTTCAGCTCAATGATCTGGGGTGCGCTGTCGGACCGTTACGGTGCGCGTGCAGTCGTGCTCGTCGGTGCCAGCCTGTATGCGGCAAGCGTCTGGCTGGCCGCGCATGCCTCGTCCCTGCTCGCCTTCCAGCTGACGTTCGGCATCTTGATGGGCGGCACCGTCGCGGCCTTCTTCGCCCCGATGATGGCGACCGTCGTCGGCTGGTTCCGCACGGGCCGCGGCCTTGCGGTCTCCCTGGTCTCCGCCGGCATGGGGCTGGCCCCCGTCACCATGTCTCCGCTCGCCGCAAGGCTTGCCGAAACGCGCGACTGGCAGCAGGTGCTGATGATCCTCGCAGTCGTCGTAGCGGTCACCACCATCCCGACAGCGCTTCTGCTTCGCCGCCCGCCCGTCATGACGGCCGCCGCGGGCGGCAATGCCGGGCCGACTGCCGACGACCCGAACCCGGCCATGACCGTGCGCGAGGCCGTGACCTCGCCGCAGTTCATCTGCCTTGTGCTGACCAACTTCTTCTGCTGCGCCACCCATTCCGGACCGATCTTCCACACCGTGAGCTACGCCGAAATCTGCGGCATTTCGGCCATCGCCGCCGTTTCCATCTATTCCGTCGAGGGCATTGCCGGCATGGGCGGGCGCATCGGCTTCGGCCTGATGGGCGACCGCTTCGGCGCCAAGCGCGTGCTGGTTGCCGGGCTGCTTGCGCAGGCGATAGGCGCCATGGGCTATTACTTCGCCCGCGAATTGTTCCAGTTCTATCTGGTCGCCGCCATCTTCGGCTTCATCTATGCCGGCATCATGCCGCTCTATGCCGTGCTGGTTCGCGAAAACTTCCCGATGAAGATGATGGGCACGATCATGGGCGGCACGGGCATGGCCGGCGGCCTCGGCATGGCGACCGGCCCGGTGCTCGGCGGCTGGATCTACGATACGACCGGCAGCTACGGCCTGATGTACATCACCTGCTCTGTCCTCGGTCTCGGCGCCTTCGCGGTCGCCATAACCTTCCGGCCCTTTCCGCGGCCGCAGGAACCGTCGGCTCAACCGGCCTGA
- the radC gene encoding RadC family protein has product MATRSGHSGNSGKGNSLSGFAEGSEDALPDDERGFFAEQAQKRGGMPAGAAIGAGGNAKASHFHGHRDRLRTRYRENGDGALADYELLELFLFRLIPRRDTKPIAKALIERFGSLAEVFGASPALLQEVSGVGETVALDIKLVSSISQRMLKSELKGRQILGSWSAVIDYCHTAMAHEAREQFRILFLDKRNALIADEVQGRGTVDHTPVYPREVVRRALELSATAVILVHNHPSGDPTPSRADIDMTRMIIDTAKPLGITVHDHIIIGKQGHASLKGLRLI; this is encoded by the coding sequence ATGGCAACACGCTCCGGCCATTCAGGGAACAGCGGGAAAGGCAATAGCCTCTCCGGCTTTGCTGAAGGGTCGGAAGATGCGTTGCCAGATGACGAACGCGGCTTCTTCGCCGAACAGGCGCAGAAGCGCGGCGGGATGCCCGCCGGAGCGGCGATCGGGGCTGGCGGCAACGCGAAGGCCTCGCATTTCCACGGTCATCGCGACCGCCTGCGCACCCGCTACCGGGAAAACGGCGACGGCGCGCTCGCCGACTACGAACTGCTGGAACTCTTTCTCTTCCGTTTGATCCCGCGCCGAGACACCAAGCCGATCGCCAAGGCGCTGATCGAGCGCTTCGGCTCGCTAGCCGAAGTTTTCGGCGCCTCGCCGGCGCTCCTGCAGGAGGTGAGCGGCGTGGGAGAAACGGTGGCGCTCGATATCAAGCTCGTTTCCAGCATCTCCCAGCGCATGTTGAAGAGCGAGTTAAAAGGCCGGCAGATCCTCGGCTCGTGGTCGGCGGTGATCGACTACTGCCATACCGCCATGGCGCATGAAGCCCGCGAACAGTTCCGCATTCTCTTTCTCGACAAGCGCAACGCGCTGATTGCCGACGAGGTGCAGGGCAGAGGGACGGTCGACCACACGCCGGTCTACCCGCGCGAAGTGGTGCGCCGCGCGCTGGAACTGTCGGCCACGGCGGTAATCCTGGTCCACAACCATCCGTCAGGCGACCCGACGCCCTCGCGCGCCGACATCGACATGACGCGGATGATCATCGACACGGCCAAACCGCTCGGCATCACGGTCCACGACCACATCATCATCGGCAAGCAGGGCCATGCGAGCCTCAAGGGCCTGCGGCTGATCTGA
- a CDS encoding nucleoside deaminase: MCEELDHEALLRQSIDESAKAKAAGVHPFASILVGPDSKVLMTQHNAYMPDHDMTGHAERVLMTRASTTLPMELLKECTIYTSAEPCAMCAGAIYWTGLKRVVYGLSESKLKTITGNHPENPTLDLPCRTVFAAGQRQVEVIGPMLEDEAAAIHEGVWG, translated from the coding sequence ATGTGCGAAGAACTCGACCACGAGGCGCTGTTGCGCCAGTCCATCGACGAATCGGCCAAGGCGAAGGCCGCCGGCGTCCATCCCTTCGCATCGATACTGGTCGGCCCCGACAGCAAGGTGCTGATGACCCAGCACAACGCCTACATGCCGGATCACGACATGACGGGCCACGCCGAACGCGTGTTGATGACTCGGGCGTCGACGACGCTGCCGATGGAGCTTCTGAAAGAATGCACCATCTATACGTCCGCCGAACCCTGCGCCATGTGCGCCGGAGCCATCTACTGGACCGGTTTGAAGCGCGTCGTCTATGGCCTCTCCGAATCGAAGCTGAAGACGATCACCGGCAACCACCCTGAGAACCCGACGCTCGACCTCCCCTGCCGTACGGTCTTTGCAGCGGGACAGCGGCAGGTGGAAGTCATCGGCCCCATGCTCGAGGACGAGGCTGCAGCCATCCATGAGGGCGTGTGGGGCTGA
- a CDS encoding AAA family ATPase has product MITEDQKGVTDFLRQAAGGARCCEIETHISRIFLAPDRVFKLKRAVALPYVDFSTAEKRLAACEKEVALNSRTAPGLYRGVEPIVRTADGSLGFGGAGELVDAVVVMRRFEQSALMDAMAEAGQLTMDHVDEVARTIAAFHRDAPVVPGEGGSANIAAVLDINERAFATSRIFDRDEVARLNALFREHLARHAGHLDARASAGKIRRCHGDLHLRNICWLDGAPRLFDCIEFNDRIATTDVLYDLAFLLMDLWHRDLRAHANLVANRYFDLTGEADGFGLLSFLMAIRAAVRAHVTATAGEERDGDRTVLEEMALSYFDLSMDLLKPCPSLLLAVGGFSGSGKSTVSAQLADQVGPAPGARILESDTIRKGMHGVSRDTTLPPDAYRPEVSEQVYGQIFAHSQATLAEGAAVLANAVFDLPTMRAGIAESAAAAGVPCCGVWLDVVPQRLRERVGARSGGSSDATVDVLERQLERGAGDNDWVRIDADRPVDKVVRAIVALANSISHAHDEPASSTGVEHP; this is encoded by the coding sequence ATGATCACCGAGGACCAGAAGGGCGTGACCGACTTCCTGCGACAAGCGGCGGGGGGTGCACGCTGCTGCGAGATCGAGACGCATATTTCAAGGATATTCCTGGCGCCGGACCGGGTCTTCAAGCTGAAGCGGGCGGTTGCTTTGCCCTATGTCGATTTCTCGACGGCAGAAAAACGGCTGGCGGCCTGCGAGAAGGAAGTCGCGCTCAATAGCCGGACCGCCCCAGGTCTCTATCGCGGTGTCGAGCCGATTGTCCGCACGGCAGACGGCAGCCTCGGCTTCGGCGGAGCGGGCGAACTTGTCGACGCTGTCGTCGTCATGCGTCGCTTCGAGCAATCCGCGCTCATGGACGCCATGGCGGAAGCCGGCCAGTTGACGATGGATCATGTCGATGAGGTCGCCAGGACCATTGCCGCTTTTCACCGCGACGCGCCGGTCGTGCCCGGCGAGGGTGGTTCCGCCAATATCGCCGCCGTGCTCGACATCAATGAACGCGCCTTTGCCACCAGCCGGATCTTCGATCGCGACGAGGTCGCCCGCCTCAATGCGCTGTTTCGCGAGCATCTGGCACGCCATGCCGGGCATCTGGACGCAAGAGCCTCCGCGGGAAAAATCCGGCGCTGCCATGGCGATCTGCATCTGCGCAACATCTGCTGGCTGGATGGCGCGCCACGCCTGTTCGACTGCATCGAATTCAACGACCGGATCGCCACGACCGATGTGCTCTATGACCTCGCCTTCCTGCTGATGGATCTCTGGCACCGGGACCTGAGGGCTCACGCCAATCTTGTCGCCAATCGTTATTTCGACCTGACCGGCGAAGCGGACGGCTTTGGCCTGCTGTCGTTCCTGATGGCGATCCGCGCCGCCGTCCGCGCCCATGTCACTGCGACAGCCGGGGAGGAACGTGACGGCGACAGAACAGTTCTTGAGGAGATGGCCCTCAGCTATTTTGATCTGTCCATGGATCTTCTGAAGCCCTGTCCGTCTCTGCTTCTGGCGGTCGGCGGTTTCAGCGGCTCGGGCAAGAGCACCGTCTCGGCGCAACTTGCGGATCAGGTCGGCCCGGCGCCGGGTGCCCGCATTCTCGAAAGCGATACCATTCGCAAGGGTATGCACGGCGTGTCGCGTGACACGACTCTGCCTCCGGACGCCTATCGCCCCGAGGTCTCGGAACAGGTCTACGGGCAGATATTTGCCCACAGTCAGGCCACCCTCGCGGAGGGTGCGGCGGTCCTCGCAAACGCGGTCTTTGACCTGCCGACGATGCGGGCTGGAATTGCCGAAAGCGCGGCGGCGGCAGGTGTGCCGTGCTGCGGTGTCTGGCTGGATGTCGTACCGCAGCGCCTCCGCGAAAGGGTCGGTGCGCGCAGTGGCGGCTCGTCGGACGCCACCGTCGATGTCCTGGAGCGCCAGTTGGAGCGCGGCGCCGGCGACAACGATTGGGTCCGCATCGACGCGGATCGGCCGGTGGACAAGGTGGTGCGCGCCATTGTTGCTCTCGCCAACAGCATCTCGCATGCGCATGACGAACCGGCCTCATCCACAGGAGTTGAGCATCCATGA
- a CDS encoding LysR family transcriptional regulator, whose protein sequence is MSLISPAAMLFDEVARIGSIRRAAEHLNVSPSALNRRILNLEAEYGVKLFERLPRGVRLTSAGEVLIADIRRWRAEQDRSRVRLQEMQGLRRGHLAVGLMECLAGDFARDMFETVQQKFSRFTLDVFIGGTAHIIEKLQASELDIAICFNVADLPYIRKLVTFQVPAGIVVSPDHPLAARSSVHLSDCMDFPYILPDATLASRKLIDRALEAANFRAIPSLVTNSSSLLKLLVGDDRHIAFLGPVNIMQELKENRLRFLAVSGRQMPYEELSLVTRSTHAPSAAVQAIIHLLKERMEALPYHSKAV, encoded by the coding sequence GTGTCCCTGATTTCTCCCGCCGCGATGCTTTTCGATGAAGTGGCACGGATCGGCTCGATCCGGCGGGCGGCCGAGCATCTGAACGTATCGCCGTCGGCGCTCAATCGTCGGATTCTCAATCTCGAAGCCGAATACGGGGTGAAGCTTTTCGAGCGGCTGCCGCGCGGCGTTCGCCTGACGTCCGCCGGGGAGGTGCTGATTGCCGACATCCGCCGGTGGCGGGCCGAACAGGATCGTTCGCGGGTTCGGCTACAGGAGATGCAGGGCCTGCGTCGCGGCCATCTGGCAGTCGGCCTTATGGAATGTCTTGCCGGCGATTTCGCCCGCGACATGTTCGAGACCGTGCAACAGAAATTCTCACGATTCACGCTGGATGTGTTCATTGGCGGTACTGCGCATATCATCGAGAAGCTGCAGGCGAGCGAACTCGATATCGCCATATGTTTCAACGTCGCGGATCTTCCCTATATCCGCAAGCTGGTGACCTTCCAGGTGCCGGCCGGGATCGTCGTGTCGCCGGACCATCCGCTGGCGGCACGCTCCAGCGTGCATCTGAGCGACTGCATGGATTTCCCCTATATCCTGCCGGACGCGACGCTGGCCTCGCGCAAACTCATCGACCGCGCGCTGGAGGCGGCGAATTTCCGCGCGATCCCCAGTCTGGTCACGAATTCCAGCAGCCTTTTGAAGCTTCTGGTCGGCGACGATCGGCACATCGCCTTCCTCGGCCCGGTCAACATCATGCAGGAACTCAAGGAGAACCGGCTGCGCTTTCTGGCGGTTTCAGGGCGGCAGATGCCATATGAGGAATTGTCGCTCGTCACCCGCAGCACGCATGCTCCGAGCGCCGCCGTGCAGGCGATCATTCATCTCTTGAAGGAGCGCATGGAAGCCTTGCCTTACCACAGCAAAGCGGTCTAA
- a CDS encoding 1-phosphofructokinase family hexose kinase, translated as MTILAVALNPTIDISSEVQHVQPTHKMRTSLQERHAGGGGVNVARVIAKLGGRPELLILSGGATGALLEEILADLPITLRTVHVGGSTRIAFMVYERDTGQEYRFVPEGADITADEVEKAMAAVAKFRGDYIVASGSLPRGAPDDTYARMSDIAAANGVRFVLDTSGAPLRATLEKGQVFLVKPSLGELETLAGRKLDEAGLRDEAMKLVREGRSQYVAVTLGREGAILAGPNGVLRVPAIHVPVKSAVGAGDSFVGALVWLLSNGGTMEEAFRFGVAAGAAAAMTPGTELCHRDDIFAIYEGRAAYDTEA; from the coding sequence ATGACCATTCTCGCAGTCGCCCTCAATCCCACGATCGACATATCCAGCGAGGTGCAGCATGTGCAGCCCACCCACAAGATGCGCACGTCGCTGCAGGAGCGTCATGCCGGCGGTGGCGGCGTCAATGTCGCGCGAGTGATCGCCAAGCTTGGCGGTCGGCCGGAGCTTCTGATTCTCTCCGGCGGGGCGACCGGCGCTCTTCTCGAGGAAATTTTGGCAGACCTTCCGATCACGCTGAGAACGGTCCATGTCGGCGGCTCAACGCGCATCGCCTTCATGGTCTATGAAAGGGATACTGGGCAGGAATACCGTTTCGTGCCGGAGGGGGCGGACATTACCGCAGATGAAGTCGAAAAGGCGATGGCGGCGGTGGCCAAGTTTCGAGGCGACTATATCGTTGCCAGCGGCTCGCTTCCGCGTGGGGCGCCGGATGATACCTATGCCAGGATGTCCGATATTGCCGCCGCCAACGGCGTCCGTTTCGTGCTCGACACGTCGGGCGCACCGCTGCGCGCCACGCTTGAGAAGGGCCAGGTCTTTCTGGTCAAGCCGAGCCTCGGCGAACTGGAAACCCTTGCCGGGCGCAAGCTCGACGAAGCCGGCCTGCGCGACGAGGCCATGAAGCTCGTGAGAGAGGGCCGCTCGCAATATGTTGCCGTCACCCTGGGGCGCGAGGGGGCGATCCTTGCCGGCCCGAACGGTGTTCTGCGCGTGCCCGCCATTCACGTCCCGGTCAAGTCGGCGGTTGGCGCGGGCGACAGTTTCGTCGGCGCCTTGGTGTGGCTGCTGTCCAATGGCGGCACGATGGAAGAGGCCTTCCGTTTCGGGGTTGCCGCAGGTGCGGCGGCGGCGATGACACCCGGCACCGAACTCTGCCACCGCGACGATATCTTCGCGATCTACGAGGGCAGGGCGGCCTACGACACCGAAGCGTGA
- a CDS encoding BMP family ABC transporter substrate-binding protein, with protein MGIINRRTMLKAAGAAAALPLLGRAAFTADKVKIGFIFLGPIGDYGWTWAHNKGRLAVDEALGDKVETVYVENVPEDASAIPVIRDLAQQGCKLIFTTSYGYMDQTIEVAKEFPDVMFEHCTGFKRADNVSTYNSKFHEGRAVLGTISGKMSKSGTLGYLGSFKVPEVVLGVNSFCLSAQKQNPDAKVKLVMIDSWFDPPKEAAATETLINLGCDIVTTHTDSPAALQILEQKGLYGFGQGADMSSFAPKAHLTAIEDIWGPYYIERAQAIVDGTWKSKDTWDGFKEGTVAIAPYNEAIPEDVRKLADDVQAGYKDGSYDIFKGPIYDQDGNLKVKEGEVMTLDQLAVIDWFVKGVESAA; from the coding sequence ATGGGAATTATCAATCGTCGCACAATGCTCAAGGCAGCCGGTGCCGCTGCGGCCCTGCCGCTCCTCGGCCGCGCCGCCTTCACCGCTGACAAGGTCAAGATCGGCTTCATCTTCCTCGGCCCGATCGGCGACTACGGCTGGACCTGGGCGCATAACAAGGGCCGCCTGGCCGTGGACGAAGCGCTCGGTGACAAGGTCGAGACCGTCTATGTCGAGAACGTGCCGGAAGATGCGTCGGCCATCCCGGTCATCCGCGACCTGGCGCAGCAGGGCTGCAAGCTCATCTTCACGACGTCCTACGGCTACATGGACCAGACCATCGAAGTCGCCAAGGAATTCCCGGATGTGATGTTCGAACATTGCACGGGCTTCAAGCGCGCCGACAACGTATCGACCTACAACTCGAAGTTCCATGAAGGCCGCGCCGTTCTCGGCACGATCTCCGGCAAGATGTCGAAGTCCGGCACGCTCGGCTACCTCGGCTCGTTCAAGGTTCCGGAAGTGGTGCTCGGCGTGAACTCGTTCTGCCTGTCCGCCCAGAAGCAGAACCCGGATGCCAAGGTCAAGCTCGTCATGATCGACAGCTGGTTCGACCCGCCGAAGGAAGCGGCCGCGACCGAAACCCTCATCAACCTCGGCTGCGATATCGTCACCACGCACACCGACAGCCCGGCTGCCCTGCAGATCCTCGAGCAGAAGGGGCTCTACGGCTTCGGCCAGGGCGCAGACATGTCGTCCTTCGCACCGAAGGCCCATCTGACCGCCATCGAAGACATCTGGGGTCCGTATTATATCGAACGCGCACAGGCGATCGTCGACGGCACCTGGAAGTCCAAGGACACCTGGGACGGCTTCAAGGAAGGCACCGTCGCCATTGCGCCGTACAACGAAGCCATTCCGGAAGACGTCCGCAAGCTCGCTGACGACGTCCAGGCCGGCTACAAGGACGGCAGCTACGACATCTTCAAGGGCCCGATCTACGACCAGGACGGCAATCTGAAGGTCAAGGAAGGTGAAGTCATGACCCTCGATCAGCTCGCGGTCATCGACTGGTTCGTCAAGGGCGTCGAGAGCGCCGCCTGA
- a CDS encoding ABC transporter permease has translation MRIKLEKRPEPSRLMLVVTPIASVLATMLIGIIVFDAIGVKGLQAVIDIFLTPLLASYKWQDVAVKAAPLIIIALGLSLGNRAQVWNIGAEGQYIIGALCAAGVGIAAGDAGGAPVMIAMIIAGIIGGTLWAAVPAFLRTRFNVNEILSTLMFTYVALQVLGYLVGGPWKDPNGRNFPATAPLSPDQTLPILFPGTTIHLGVAIAVILPFVFWLIMSRSVFGFQIRVVGSAPQAARHGGFDAKQTIWVTLLIGGAMAGLAGSLEFAGALKTVNLGFPSGYGFTAIIVSFLGRLHPIGCLLAGIVLAVTYVGGQVAQTTVHIPNSTAGIFQAMMLFFILASDILVRYRVRIVPSHKAAAVPAAGE, from the coding sequence ATGCGCATTAAACTGGAAAAACGCCCCGAGCCCAGTCGGCTGATGTTGGTCGTCACGCCGATCGCCTCGGTGCTGGCGACCATGCTGATCGGCATAATCGTCTTCGACGCCATCGGCGTGAAGGGGCTTCAGGCGGTCATCGACATCTTCCTGACGCCGCTGCTGGCCTCCTACAAGTGGCAGGACGTGGCCGTGAAGGCCGCGCCGCTGATCATCATCGCGCTCGGCCTGTCGCTCGGCAACCGGGCGCAGGTGTGGAACATCGGGGCGGAAGGCCAGTACATCATCGGTGCACTGTGCGCGGCCGGCGTCGGCATTGCCGCAGGCGACGCGGGCGGCGCGCCCGTGATGATCGCGATGATCATCGCCGGCATCATCGGCGGCACGCTTTGGGCCGCCGTTCCCGCCTTCCTGCGCACCCGGTTCAACGTCAACGAAATCCTGTCGACGCTGATGTTCACCTATGTGGCGCTGCAGGTGCTGGGTTATCTCGTCGGAGGCCCGTGGAAGGATCCGAACGGCCGCAATTTTCCGGCAACCGCACCGCTGTCGCCCGACCAGACCCTGCCGATCCTGTTTCCCGGCACGACGATCCACCTGGGTGTCGCGATCGCCGTCATCCTGCCCTTCGTCTTCTGGCTGATCATGTCGCGTTCCGTTTTCGGCTTCCAGATCCGTGTGGTCGGCAGTGCGCCGCAGGCGGCCCGTCACGGCGGCTTCGACGCAAAGCAGACGATATGGGTCACGCTCCTGATCGGTGGTGCGATGGCCGGGCTTGCCGGCTCTCTGGAATTTGCCGGAGCGCTGAAGACCGTCAATCTTGGCTTTCCGTCCGGCTATGGCTTTACGGCGATCATCGTCTCCTTCCTCGGACGGCTGCATCCGATCGGCTGCCTTCTGGCCGGCATCGTGCTTGCCGTCACCTATGTCGGCGGGCAGGTGGCGCAGACGACCGTCCACATTCCCAATTCGACAGCGGGCATCTTCCAGGCGATGATGCTGTTCTTCATCCTGGCGAGTGATATCCTGGTGCGCTACCGCGTGCGCATCGTGCCAAGCCACAAGGCCGCCGCAGTGCCGGCAGCGGGAGAGTAA
- a CDS encoding ABC transporter ATP-binding protein — protein MENKPLPRLELTGITKRFPGVLANDHVSFSVLPGEIHALLGENGAGKSTLVKMIYGIMQPDEGEIRWNGQPMTVANPKAARKLGIGMVFQHFSLFEAMTVLENIALGMDAKIPARELEARILDVMKQYGLKLEPHRIVSTLSVGERQRIEIVRALLLNPSLLIMDEPTSVLTPQEVEQLFVVLRQLAKEGCSILYISHKLHEIKALCDTATILRGGKLVDTCDPKVETSRSMAEKMIGGGLKDIQKAADRSFGQDMLIVNKMDMPSTEAFGTSLKDVTFTVKAGEIFGIAGVAGNGQNELLLALSGETPSLGADHITVDGARIGKMTAKQRRLSGMATVPEERNGHAAVPDFTLSDNAVLTARDRLGMVRMGLIDSGVARTYAGEVITSFSVKALGPGSMAGSLSGGNLQKYIMGREIMQKPTVLVVSQPTWGVDAGAAAAIHQALVDLAAAGSAIVVISQDLDELLSLCDTLAVINEGRLSKSMRVVDADIEEIGLLMGGIHGESHASATQTKAEPAHAH, from the coding sequence ATGGAAAACAAGCCTTTACCTCGCCTTGAACTGACGGGAATTACCAAGCGGTTTCCCGGCGTTCTGGCGAACGATCACGTCAGTTTCTCGGTTCTGCCCGGTGAGATTCATGCCCTTCTCGGCGAAAACGGCGCCGGCAAGTCGACGCTGGTCAAGATGATCTACGGCATCATGCAGCCGGACGAGGGCGAAATCCGCTGGAACGGCCAGCCAATGACGGTTGCCAATCCGAAGGCTGCCCGCAAGCTCGGCATCGGCATGGTGTTCCAGCACTTCTCGCTGTTCGAAGCGATGACGGTGCTGGAGAACATCGCGCTCGGCATGGATGCTAAAATTCCGGCGCGCGAACTGGAAGCGCGTATTCTCGACGTGATGAAGCAGTACGGGCTGAAGCTGGAACCGCATCGCATCGTGTCCACGCTGTCTGTCGGCGAACGCCAGCGCATCGAGATCGTGCGGGCGCTGCTGCTCAATCCGAGCCTGCTGATCATGGACGAGCCCACCTCGGTGCTGACGCCGCAGGAAGTCGAACAGTTGTTCGTCGTCTTGCGCCAGCTCGCCAAGGAAGGCTGTTCGATCCTCTACATTTCCCACAAGCTGCATGAGATCAAGGCGCTCTGCGATACCGCGACCATCCTGCGCGGTGGCAAGCTGGTCGATACCTGCGACCCGAAGGTCGAAACCTCGCGGTCGATGGCCGAAAAGATGATCGGTGGCGGGTTGAAGGACATCCAGAAGGCCGCCGACCGCTCATTCGGTCAGGACATGCTGATCGTCAACAAGATGGACATGCCGTCGACCGAGGCTTTCGGCACGTCGCTGAAGGACGTCACCTTCACCGTGAAGGCCGGCGAGATCTTCGGTATTGCCGGCGTCGCCGGCAACGGCCAGAACGAACTGCTGCTGGCCCTGTCCGGCGAAACGCCCTCGCTCGGGGCAGATCACATTACCGTCGACGGTGCCCGCATCGGAAAGATGACGGCAAAGCAGCGCCGCCTCTCCGGCATGGCGACGGTTCCGGAAGAGCGCAACGGTCACGCGGCCGTTCCGGACTTCACGCTCTCCGACAATGCTGTTCTGACGGCTCGTGACCGGCTCGGCATGGTGAGGATGGGCCTCATCGATTCCGGTGTCGCGCGGACCTATGCCGGCGAGGTCATCACCTCGTTTTCGGTCAAGGCGCTCGGTCCCGGTTCGATGGCCGGTTCCCTGTCGGGTGGCAACCTGCAGAAATACATCATGGGCCGCGAGATCATGCAGAAGCCGACCGTGCTCGTGGTCAGCCAGCCGACATGGGGCGTCGATGCCGGAGCGGCCGCGGCAATCCATCAGGCGCTGGTCGATCTTGCTGCCGCCGGCTCTGCCATCGTCGTGATCAGCCAGGACCTGGACGAACTGCTGTCGCTCTGCGACACGCTCGCGGTCATCAACGAGGGCCGGCTGTCGAAGTCGATGCGCGTCGTCGATGCGGATATCGAGGAAATCGGATTGCTGATGGGCGGCATACACGGCGAGAGCCACGCGTCCGCAACACAGACCAAGGCGGAGCCCGCCCATGCGCATTAA